A section of the Oncorhynchus gorbuscha isolate QuinsamMale2020 ecotype Even-year linkage group LG06, OgorEven_v1.0, whole genome shotgun sequence genome encodes:
- the LOC124037158 gene encoding CCN family member 1-like, whose amino-acid sequence MFICSIVVMFIGTFNVVISSSSCPSVCECPTEMTRCAPGVSLVADGCGCCKVCARQLNEDCSLTEPCDHTKGLECNFGASFGAMRGICRAKSEGRPCEYNSRIYQNGESFQPNCKHQCTCIDGAVGCVPLCPQELSLPNLGCANPRLVKVAGQCCEEWLCDDGKDTAIIGKLFGKDSMTDESESDLTNRNELIAIVKGGLKSLPAFRVQPESHMFESQKCVVQTTPWSQCSKTCGTGISTRVTNNNNECKLVKETRICEVRPCTQSPYSSLKKGKKCSRTKKSTQAQKFTYAGCSSLKKYRSKYCGSCVDGRCCSPQQTRTIRIKFRCEDGETFNKNVMIIESCKCTFNCSRSNEASYPFYRLFNDIHKFRD is encoded by the exons ATGTTCATTTGCTCAATCGTCGTGATGTTTATTGGAACCTTCAACGTG GttatttcctcctcctcctgcccctcgGTATGCGAGTGCCCGACGGAGATGACCAGGTGCGCACCTGGTGTGAGCCTCGTCGCGGATGGCTGCGGGTGCTGTAAGGTCTGCGCGAGACAACTCAATGAGGACTGCAGTCTGACCGAGCCTTGCGACCACACCAAAGGGCTGGAGTGCAACTTTGGGGCCAGCTTCGGAGCTATGCGTGGCATCTGCCGTG CTAAGTCAGAGGGTAGACCCTGTGAGTACAACAGCAGGATTTACCAGAACGGAGAGAGCTTCCAGCCTAACTGCAAGCACCAGTGCACATGCATCGATGGGGCTGTGGGCTGCGTCCCCCTGTGCCCTCAGGAGCTCTCCCTGCCCAACTTGGGCTGTGCCAACCCAAGGCTGGTCAAGGTGGCAGGCCAGTGCTGCGAGGAGTGGCTGTGTGATGACGGCAAAGACACTGCCATCATTGGCAAGCTGTTTGGCAAAGACAGCATGACTGACGAGTCAGAGAGCGACCTCACCAACAGGAATGAGCTCATCGCCATCGTCAAGGGAGGACTCAAGTCTCTACCCG CTTTCAGAGTCCAGCCTGAGAGCCACATGTTTGAGAGCCAGAAGTGTGTTGTCCAGACCACTCCTTGGTCCCAGTGCTCCAAGACCTGTGGCACAGGCATCTCCACCAGAGtcaccaacaacaacaatgaGTGCAAGCTGGTCAAAGAGACTCGCATCTGTGAAGTGCGACCGTGCACCCAGTCTCCTTACTCCAGTCTTAAG AAGGGAAAGAAGTGCAGCAGAACCAAGAAGTCTACCCAGGCTCAGAAGTTCACCTATGCCGGCTGCTCCAGCCTGAAGAAGTACAGGTCCAAGTACTGTGGATCCTGTGTGGACGGCCGCTGCTGCAGCCCCCAGCAGACCCGCACCATCCGGATCAAGTTCCGCTGCGAGGATGGAGAGACCTTCAACAAGAATGTCATGATTATCGAGTCCTGCAAGTGCACCTTCAACTGTTCTCGTTCCAACGAAGCCTCCTACCCCTTCTACAGACTCTTCAACGACATCCACAAGTTCAGAGACTAA